The following are encoded in a window of Amaranthus tricolor cultivar Red isolate AtriRed21 chromosome 2, ASM2621246v1, whole genome shotgun sequence genomic DNA:
- the LOC130806734 gene encoding phosphoenolpyruvate carboxylase-like has protein sequence MSTVKLEKLTSIDAQLRLLAPKKVSEDDKLVEYDALLLDRFLDILESLHGGEIRETVQELYEHAAEYERTRDTKKLEELGNMITSLDAGDSIVIAKSFSHMLNLSNLAEEVQIAYRRRIKKIKKGDFADESSASTESDIEETLRRLVVDLKKSPEEVFATLKNQTVDLVLTAHPTQSVRRSLLQKHGRIRECLTQLYAKDITPDDKQELDEALQREIQAAFRTDEIRRTQPTPQDEMRAGMSYFHETIWKGVPKFLRRVDTALKNIGINERVPYNAPLIQFSSWMGGDRDGNPRVTPEVTRDVCLLARMMAANMYFSQIEDLMFELSMWRCNDELRARAHEMHGHSKGDAKHYIEFWQRIPPNEPYRVILADVRDKLYNTREHARQLLSNGASDVPEEATFTHIDQFLEPLELCYRSLCACGDRPIADGTLLDFMRQVSTFGLSLVRLDIRQESDRHTDVMDAITTYLGVGSYRDWSEEKRQEWLLSELCGKRPLFGPDLPKTEEIADVLDTFRVISELPSDNFGAYIISMATAPSDVLAVELLQRECHIKNPLRVVPLFEKLADLEAAPASLTRLFSIDWYKNRINGVQEVMIGYSDSGKDAGRLSAAWQLYKVQEELIQVAKEFGVKLTMFHGRGGTVGRGGGPTHLAILAQPPDTIHGSLRVTVQGEVIEQSFGEEHLCFRTLQRYTAATLEHGMHPPISPKPEWRALLDEMAIVATKEYRSVVFHEPRFVEYFRLATPELEYGRMNIGSRPSKRKPSGGIESLRAIPWIFAWTQTRFHLPVWLGFGAAFKHVSEKDIRNLTMLKEMYNQWSFFRVTIDLLEMVFAKGDPGIAALYDKLLVSEELKPFGEHLRKSYEETKQLLLEVAGHKDLLDADPYLKQRLRLRDPYTTTLNVCQAYTLKRIRDPNFHVTERPHLSKEIMDSDSPAAELVKLNPTSEYPPGLEDTLILTMKGIAAGMQNTG, from the exons atgtcTACTGTGAAGTTGGAGAAATTGACTTCAATTGATGCTCAGTTGAGATTGCTTGCTCCTAAGAAAGTTTCTGAGGATGATAAGCTTGTGGAGTATGATGCTTTATTGCTTGATCGTTTTCTTGATATTCTTGAGTCTTTACATGGTGGAGAAATCAGAGAAACG GTTCAAGAACTGTATGAGCATGCTGCTGAATACGAAAGGACTCGTGATACTAAAAAGTTGGAAGAGCTCGGAAACATGATAACTAGTTTGGACGCGGGAGATTCCATTGTAATCGCGAAATCATTTTCGCACATGCTTAATCTGTCTAATCTGGCTGAGGAAGTTCAGATTGCTTATCGAAGgagaatcaaaaaaattaagaaaggaGATTTTGCTGATGAGAGTTCTGCATCAACTGAGTCTGATATCGAAGAAACTCTAAGAAGGCTTGTGGTGGATTTGAAGAAATCCCCTGAAGAAGTTTTTGCTACCTTGAAAAACCAGACAGTTGACTTGGTTCTAACTGCTCATCCTACCCAATCTGTTCGTAGATCTTTGCTTCAGAAACATGGGAG gATTAGAGAATGTTTGACCCAATTGTATGCAAAAGATATTACCCCAGATGACAAGCAAGAGCTTGATGAAGCTCTCCAAAGAGAG ATTCAAGCTGCATTCCGTACAGATGAAATCAGGAGGACTCAACCAACTCCGCAGGATGAGATGAGGGCCGGAATGAGCTACTTCCATGAGACAATTTGGAAAGGTGTTCCAAAATTTCTAAGACGTGTTGACACCGCATTGAAAAATATAGGGATCAATGAGCGTGTTCCCTATAATGCCCCTCTCATTCAGTTCTCATCTTGGATGGGTGGTGATCGAGATG GAAATCCAAGAGTAACACCAGAAGTTACAAGAGATGTATGCTTGTTGGCTAGAATGATGGCAGCTAATATGTATTTCTCTCAGATAGAGGACCTCATGTTCGAG CTCTCCATGTGGAGATGCAATGATGAACTCCGTGCTCGAGCCCACGAAATGCATGGACATTCAAAGGGTGATGCCAAACATTATATTG AGTTTTGGCAAAGAATTCCCCCTAATGAGCCTTATCGGGTTATTCTTGCTGATGTGAGAGATAAACTCTATAATACTCGTGAACATGCTCGTCAGTTATTGTCAAACGGGGCCTCTGATGTTCCCGAAGAAGCAACCTTCACACACATTGATCAG TTTTTGGAGCCTCTTGAGCTATGCTACAGATCACTTTGTGCTTGTGGTGATCGACCCATTGCTGATGGGACTCTTCTTGACTTTATGCGACAAGTTTCCACTTTTGGGCTCTCTCTTGTAAGGCTTGATATTAGACAAGAATCTGATAGACACACTGATGTGATGGATGCCATTACTACATATCTTGGTGTTGGGTCTTACCGAGACTGGTCAGAAGAGAAGAGACAAGAGTGGCTTTTGTCTGAATTGTGCGGAAAGCGTCCTCTATTTGGCCCTGATCTCCCTAAGACCGAAGAAATTGCTGATGTTTTAGACACATTTCGTGTAATCTCAGAACTCCCATCCGATAACTTTGGTGCCTACATTATCTCCATGGCTACCGCACCATCTGACGTTCTTGCTGTTGAGCTTCTCCAACGCGAATGTCATATCAAGAATCCTTTAAGAGTTGTCCCGCTGTTTGAGAAGCTTGCTGATCTAGAGGCCGCTCCTGCTTCCCTGACTCGTCTCTTCTCGATTGATTGGTATAAGAATAGGATTAATGGGGTGCAAGAAGTCATGATTGGATATTCTGACTCGGGAAAGGATGCTGGTCGTCTGTCAGCCGCATGGCAGTTGTACAAAGTCCAGGAGGAACTAATTCAAGTAGCTAAGGAATTCGGCGTGAAGCTTACCATGTTTCATGGGCGAGGAGGGACTGTAGGAAGAGGAGGGGGTCCCACTCATCTCGCCATTTTGGCTCAGCCACCCGATACTATTCATGGATCACTACGTGTCACGGTACAAGGTGAGGTAATTGAACAATCCTTTGGAGAGGAGCATTTGTGCTTTAGGACATTGCAACGATACACGGCCGCTACACTCGAGCACGGAATGCATCCTCCGATCTCTCCTAAGCCAGAATGGCGTGCACTTTTGGATGAGATGGCTATTGTCGCCACCAAGGAATATCGCTCGGTTGTTTTCCATGAGCCTCGTTTTGTTGAGTACTTCCGCCTT GCAACACCGGAATTGGAGTATGGACGTATGAATATTGGAAGTCGTCCTTCCAAGCGTAAACCAAGTGGAGGAATTGAATCTCTTCGTGCGATTCCTTGGATATTTGCATGGACACAAACCAGATTCCATCTACCCGTGTGGCTCGGATTTGGAGCGGCATTTAAGCATGTCAGCGAAAAAGATATTAGGAATCTTACGATGCTCAAAGAGATGTATAATCAATGGTCTTTCTTCAGAGTGACTATTGACTTGCTTGAAATGGTTTTTGCTAAGGGGGACCCTGGAATTGCTGCTCTATATGACAAACTTCTCGTGTCGGAGGAGTTGAAGCCTTTCGGGGAACACTTACGAAAAAGTTATGAAGAAACAAAACAACTTCTCTTGGAG GTTGCTGGACACAAGGACTTACTGGATGCAGACCCTTACTTGAAACAAAGACTCCGACTTCGTGATCCTTACACCACAACCCTTAATGTCTGCCAAGCATATACCCTGAAGCGGATTCGTGATCCTAATTTCCATGTGACTGAGAGGCCGCACTTATCAAAGGAAATAATGGATTCAGACAGCCCAGCAGCGGAACTTGTGAAGCTCAACCCTACCAGCGAGTATCCTCCCGGCCTTGAGGATACCCTTATCTTGACCATGAAGGGTATTGCTGCTGGCATGCAGAACACAGGTTAA
- the LOC130806736 gene encoding protein CONSERVED ONLY IN THE GREEN LINEAGE 160, chloroplastic, with protein sequence MAILNYMIINSAATPMSKDSPNPNPEQRPTKILLPKKKAMKWSTGVAPGDYGGPPTTTKLRKYWGGQKEDPVTSSEFIWNNDFMPQMEKLVNDQSQVSDSNLPSSSAEESSGFLSLNRVMSLDSLEVDLSASLKATPKTASEQKNTTENVQVPTRRWKLAATKREQEKWDKAAKASTAGSDVLLRELRQPQGDPEVLAAQSREQYYQLKNKLQLLTVGIGGIGLVSAYVSYSPEIAASFGAGLLGSLAYIRMLGNSVDSMASSGSKKMIKAAVGQPRLLVPVALVMIYNRWNEIAVPQFGLMHLDLIPMLVGFFTYKIATFTQAIEDALPVAEKKTET encoded by the exons ATGGCAATCCTAAACTATATGATTATAAACTCAGCAGCAACACCAATGTCCAAAGACTCACCGAATCCGAATCCGGAGCAAAGGCCAACAAAAATCCTGCTACCAAAGAAGAAGGCCATGAAATGGTCGACGGGCGTCGCACCGGGGGATTACGGCGGCCCACCGACAACCACGAAGCTGCGTAAGTATTGGGGAGGTCAGAAAGAAGATCCAGTTACATCTTCTGAATTTATTTGGAATAATGATTTTATGCCGCAGATGGAGAAGCTTGTTAATGATCAATCACAAGTTTCTGATTCTAATCTTCCGTCTTCATCTGCGGAG GAGTCTTCTGGATTTCTTAGCCTGAATAGAGTCATGAGTCTTGACAG TTTAGAAGTTGATCTCAGTGCTTCTCTAAAAGCAACTCCAAAGACAGCATCAGAACAGAAAAATACAACTGAA AATGTGCAAGTTCCTACACGAAGATGGAAGCTGGCAGCTACCAAGCGTGAGCAGGAGAAATGGGATAAAGCAGCAAAGGCTTCAACTGCTGGCAGT GATGTGTTGCTCCGCGAGTTAAGGCAACCTCAAGGGGACCCAGAAGTTTTAGCTGCCCAATCAAGAGAGCAGTATTACCAG CTGAAAAACAAATTGCAACTGCTAACAGTCGGAATAGGTGGCATTGGTTTAGTTTCAGCTTATGTCTCTTACTCTCCGGAAATTGCAGCAAG TTTTGGTGCGGGCTTACTTGGATCATTGGCCTATATACGGATGCTTGGCAACAGTGTAGACTCCATGGCCTCTTCAGGATCTAAGAAAATGATAAA GGCAGCAGTTGGACAGCCTAGGTTGTTGGTTCCGGTTGCGTTAGTCATGATTTATAATCGTTGGAACGA GATTGCGGTTCCTCAATTCGGACTTATGCACCTAGACCTAATACCAATGCTGGTAGGGTTCTTCACCTACAAAATTGCTACATTCACCCAAGCAATTGAGGATGCACTGCCTGTAGCGGAGAAGAAGACAGAAACATGA
- the LOC130806735 gene encoding uncharacterized protein LOC130806735 — translation MSVIQQYPETINSKDLQIWNNAAFDNGESENSANLKFSWSDMKQLSSINLSESLQSDSTKENRSPSIVESLVLKSSSSNNPLRNNNFIENTPQNPTCKISASEKGNICEERNIDSEIEEIEKEISRLSSRLESLRLEKAKRNTKMVEKRGKIVAAKFMDLPKQSIRSSNEQSKIEESMSLSAKMKTRRRGLSMGPTEIMRGVRRGISLGPAEIYSATKLRQLSKQDITTPVQQSANRRKSCYWKLDEIDELKVTKERGKCSSLSPKSRYKTVLKTQVPRHAATTVGSKKTTKKEDAVVSSIQPKKLFTKEGDKSAVKKPLKSGRVVASRYNQVSNGGNSAIKELRKRSLPENEEDRMRSDKKRVSLTEKSQVGEQSTTENRVKKRWVIPTEGMVPILFDQNTPLSVSKIRAPKIKNLRCIHESPRDSGPAKRISELIGRKSFFSMDNGLNEEVEESVICQSLSFADEQVMEEYPKIRVFRHIDESPRDSGAVKRVSQLVGRKSFFNDEDEMPVFSFEEEDGEEH, via the coding sequence ATGAGTGTAATTCAACAATACCCAGAAACGATTAATTCTAAAGACCTTCAAATTTGGAATAATGCAGCATTTGATAATGGGGAATCTGAAAATTCTGCAAATCTTAAGTTTTCTTGGTCAGATATGAAACAATTATCGTCAATCAATCTATCTGAATCTCTTCAATCTGATTCTACTAAAGAGAATCGAAGCCCTTCAATTGTTGAATCCCTTGTTTTAAAATCTTCGTCTTCTAATAATCCTCTtcgtaataataattttattgaaaatacCCCACAAAATCCGACGTGCAAAATTTCTGCCTCAGAAAAGGGGAATATTTGTGAGGAAAGAAATATTGATAGTGAGATTGAGGAAATTGAGAAAGAGATTAGTCGATTGTCATCGAGGTTAGAGTCTCTTCGCCTTGAAAAGGCGAAGAGAAATACTAAGATGGTGGAGAAAAGAGGAAAGATTGTAGCTGCCAAGTTTATGGATCTACCAAAGCAGAGTATTCGAAGTTCGAATGAACAGAGTAAGATTGAGGAATCAATGAGTTTAAGTGCTAAAATGAAGACACGCAGAAGGGGATTAAGCATGGGCCCCACTGAGATCATGAGAGGAGTGAGAAGGGGGATTAGTCTTGGTCCAGCAGAGATATATTCTGCTACAAAACTGAGGCAATTGAGTAAGCAAGATATTACAACCCCTGTTCAGCAGAGTGCAAACAGAAGAAAATCTTGTTATTGGAAACTAGATGAAATTGATGAGTTAAAGGTAACAAAAGAGAGAGGAAAATGCTCGAGTCTTAGCCCAAAATCGCGGTATAAAACTGTTTTGAAAACGCAGGTGCCAAGGCATGCTGCAACAACTGTTGGGTCTAAGAAGACAACAAAGAAGGAAGATGCTGTTGTTTCTTCAATTCAACCAAAGAAACTTTTTACAAAAGAAGGGGACAAATCAGCTGTCAAGAAGCCATTGAAGAGTGGTAGAGTGGTTGCTAGTAGGTATAATCAGGTTTCAAATGGGGGAAATTCGGCGATAAAAGAGCTTAGGAAGAGATCATTGCCTGAAAATGAGGAGGATAGAATGAGGTCTGATAAGAAACGTGTTTCTTTGACTGAGAAATCTCAAGTAGGGGAGCAATCAACCACCGAAAATAGGGTGAAAAAGAGGTGGGTTATCCCAACTGAAGGGATGGTTCCAATATTATTTGATCAAAACACTCCTTTATCTGTATCGAAAATCCGGGCTccaaaaataaagaatttgaggTGCATACATGAGAGTCCACGAGATTCTGGCCCGGCAAAAAGGATATCTGAGTTGATTGGGAGGAAGTCTTTCTTTAGTATGGATAATGGCCTAAATGAGGAAGTTGAGGAATCTGTAATTTGTCAGTCTTTGAGTTTTGCTGATGAACAGGTCATGGAGGAGTATCCTAAAATTCGTGTTTTTAGACATATTGATGAGAGTCCGCGAGATTCAGGTGCAGTTAAGAGAGTGTCTCAACTTGTTGGGAGGAAGtcatttttcaatgatgaaGATGAGATGCCGGTGTTCAGTTTCGAAGAGGAAGATGGTGAAGAACATTGA